Within the Methanofastidiosum sp. genome, the region CCGGCACAGTGAGGTCCTGGAGTTAAGGGATGGTAAATTCTTCTTCCTGGGGGATGAATTCCAGGGGAGGGTCATATTCACCGGTAAAATAGATGAACTCTTCAGCTACGCCCATGGAAGGCTCCCCTACCGTTCACTTGACCTCCAATTTGAGGGACTGGATGTGGAGTGGTTCCAGGAGGCCGCCACCGTGAACTACCCCAACGATTATGACTTCACGAGGATAACCGAGTTCAAGCACCTCCACCCTGTAAGGTCCGATGGGACTGTTATACTGAGGGAGTACCCCTGCAGCCATGATGAGGGGAACGACCCCTACTACCCTGTATTCACAGGGGAATCCAGGGGGATGTATGAGGGGTACCTGGAACTTGCAGGGGAGATTGAGAACCTCACACTGATCGGCCGGCTCGCAGAGTACCGCTACTATGATATGGATGATATCGTGAAGAGGGCCCTTGAGGTGTTTGAGGAGGATATCAGATGAGGGTTGCCGCGGTGGTTGTGACCTACAACCGTAAGGAACTCCTCATGGAGTGCCTTGAAGCACTCCTGAGGCAGACAAGACCCCTCCAGGCAATATACATCATAGACAACGCATCAACGGATGGAACACCTGAACTCCTCCACAGGATGGGATACACCCCCAGCCCCCAGGGAGGAACACTGACCCTGGAAACCCCCGGCAACCAGGAAAAAGTGAAAATAATACATATAAGACTACCCGAAAACACCGGAGGAGCGGGGGGATTCCACGAGGGCGTTAAAAGGGCCTACAATGACGGATACGACTGGATCTGGCTGATGGACGATGATGTTGAACCCAAAGATGATACTCTCCAAGTGCTCCTTGAAGTAGATGACGAGATAAAAGAGAATAAATCGGCTCTTGTTCCAACGAGATACTTTAAGGGATCCTTCTTTAATTTAGAGACAAAAAAATTTGATTTCAAAAATCTCCTCAAACGTTTTACATATGACGTCGTAACGGCGGATGACCTTAAAAGGAGATACTTTCCTGTCTCGGCCATATCATTTGAGGGGCCGCTCATTAAAAGAGATGC harbors:
- a CDS encoding UDP-galactopyranose mutase; this translates as RHSEVLELRDGKFFFLGDEFQGRVIFTGKIDELFSYAHGRLPYRSLDLQFEGLDVEWFQEAATVNYPNDYDFTRITEFKHLHPVRSDGTVILREYPCSHDEGNDPYYPVFTGESRGMYEGYLELAGEIENLTLIGRLAEYRYYDMDDIVKRALEVFEEDIR
- a CDS encoding glycosyltransferase family 2 protein, with the protein product MRVAAVVVTYNRKELLMECLEALLRQTRPLQAIYIIDNASTDGTPELLHRMGYTPSPQGGTLTLETPGNQEKVKIIHIRLPENTGGAGGFHEGVKRAYNDGYDWIWLMDDDVEPKDDTLQVLLEVDDEIKENKSALVPTRYFKGSFFNLETKKFDFKNLLKRFTYDVVTADDLKRRYFPVSAISFEGPLIKRDAISKVGFPDRDFFIIGDDTDYAIRLQKYGPLYMVSDAQLIKKMVVEDTFNWKTYYYIRNIIYLDRKYGENASVKYLRPLITLLINTLHFAKKNPRNMKYILKAFRDGYLFKMGKTMPPGEF